In the Pelotomaculum isophthalicicum JI genome, one interval contains:
- the sleB gene encoding spore cortex-lytic enzyme codes for MSSKKKLLIYAACLLALTIGLFSLHGRQAAAQNPTLYWGSAGDDVISVQQRLNQWGYYNGSLDGFYGNDTFRAVSNFQQSNGIPPDGIVGQATWDALGLSVPNEAPAVSRGAATDRGDVTLLARVIEGEAADEPLVGKVAVGAVILNRTKSASFPHSISGVIFQPEAFESIENGQAYRPLSEESLQAAQMAMSGYDPSGGSLFFWNPAKSVSPWIWSRNIVTQIGNHVFAQ; via the coding sequence TTGTCTTCGAAAAAGAAATTATTAATTTACGCAGCCTGCCTGCTGGCGCTGACAATTGGACTGTTTTCACTGCACGGAAGGCAAGCCGCGGCGCAAAACCCCACCCTGTACTGGGGAAGCGCCGGGGATGACGTTATCAGCGTGCAACAACGGCTTAACCAATGGGGATATTATAATGGCAGCTTGGACGGGTTTTATGGCAATGATACCTTTCGGGCAGTCAGTAACTTCCAGCAAAGCAACGGCATCCCTCCCGATGGTATAGTGGGGCAGGCTACCTGGGACGCTCTCGGATTAAGCGTCCCCAATGAGGCGCCGGCAGTTTCCAGAGGAGCGGCCACCGACCGGGGTGATGTTACGCTCCTGGCGCGGGTGATTGAAGGCGAAGCGGCGGACGAACCGCTGGTCGGCAAAGTAGCTGTGGGCGCGGTCATATTAAACCGGACAAAAAGCGCTTCTTTCCCGCATTCAATTAGCGGCGTAATTTTTCAGCCTGAAGCTTTCGAGTCGATTGAGAACGGACAAGCTTACCGGCCTTTAAGCGAGGAATCCCTCCAGGCCGCCCAGATGGCCATGAGCGGGTATGACCCTTCAGGCGGATCGCTCTTTTTCTGGAACCCGGCCAAATCAGTAAGCCCATGGATATGGAGCAGAAATATTGTTACCCAAATCGGCAATCACGTTTTTGCCCAGTGA
- the ypeB gene encoding germination protein YpeB: protein MRKWILAGVIGLLALAAAGSWGYSQYTANRQLENYLSNKYQRAFYDLASQTQSLEVLLSKSMVASDPRLDSNLLMDIRQQAAFAQSNLGQLPLNDAMAGRTAKFLSQVGDYADSLARQVNQGEAIDTKHWDTLNSLYQQATALNSELQGMQAGVAQNNFYFGEMVRQVRNKLQKPPDDLAKTDFQAMDKQMQRYPALIYDGPYSEHLERTEPEDLNGMSDVDAPEAEQRALAFIDKQGSAEYQARVTGTTNGRIPAHRVEVTRVGGQDGTATILDVSRQGGKVIWMMNSRPTGTQSVSIDEARQKALRFLAGRGFGEMRSTYFQRHGNSATFNFAALQNGVTLYPDLVKVTVALDNGEVTGTETSGYLMSHKQRALPEAAISREHARAAINPRLNVSGGDLVLIPVGVSDEKLAYEFHGKLGEDSYLIYIDAVNGREENVLKLIETPGGTLTM, encoded by the coding sequence ATGAGAAAGTGGATTTTAGCCGGGGTCATCGGTCTGCTGGCGCTGGCGGCGGCCGGTTCCTGGGGCTACAGCCAGTACACGGCCAACCGTCAACTGGAAAATTATTTAAGCAATAAATACCAGCGCGCTTTTTACGACCTGGCAAGCCAAACACAAAGTCTTGAAGTGCTCTTGTCAAAAAGCATGGTTGCTTCAGACCCGCGCCTGGACAGCAATCTGCTGATGGATATTCGCCAGCAGGCGGCATTTGCCCAGTCCAACCTCGGGCAACTGCCGTTAAACGATGCAATGGCCGGGCGCACGGCCAAGTTTCTAAGCCAGGTGGGAGATTATGCGGACAGTTTAGCCCGGCAGGTCAATCAGGGTGAAGCTATTGACACCAAGCACTGGGATACCCTGAACAGTCTTTACCAGCAGGCGACCGCATTGAACAGTGAGCTGCAGGGAATGCAGGCCGGCGTTGCTCAAAATAATTTTTATTTCGGAGAAATGGTGCGTCAGGTTAGAAATAAACTGCAAAAACCTCCGGATGACCTTGCCAAGACTGATTTTCAGGCAATGGATAAACAGATGCAGCGCTACCCCGCGCTGATCTATGACGGGCCTTATTCAGAACACCTGGAACGAACAGAGCCCGAGGATTTAAACGGAATGAGCGATGTGGACGCGCCGGAAGCGGAGCAAAGAGCGCTAGCTTTTATTGACAAGCAGGGTAGCGCCGAATATCAGGCCAGGGTTACCGGGACAACCAACGGGCGCATTCCGGCACACCGGGTGGAAGTGACCCGGGTAGGTGGGCAGGACGGCACGGCAACAATACTGGATGTGTCCCGGCAGGGCGGCAAGGTGATCTGGATGATGAATTCCCGGCCGACCGGCACTCAGAGTGTCAGCATTGACGAAGCGCGGCAGAAAGCCTTGCGATTCCTGGCCGGCCGTGGTTTCGGGGAAATGCGCTCGACATATTTTCAGCGTCATGGAAATTCAGCCACTTTTAACTTCGCGGCGCTGCAGAATGGTGTTACCCTCTATCCAGATTTGGTGAAGGTGACCGTTGCTTTAGACAACGGCGAAGTTACCGGAACAGAAACCTCCGGTTACCTGATGTCCCACAAGCAGCGCGCCCTGCCGGAAGCGGCCATTTCGCGCGAGCATGCGCGCGCGGCAATTAACCCGCGATTAAACGTATCCGGAGGAGATCTTGTGCTCATCCCGGTTGGCGTTTCAGATGAAAAACTGGCTTACGAATTCCATGGCAAATTGGGGGAGGACTCCTACTTAATTTATATTGACGCTGTTAACGGGCGGGAGGAAAATGTTTTAAAACTAATCGAGACACCTGGCGGCACATTGACTATGTAA
- a CDS encoding Lrp/AsnC family transcriptional regulator — translation MKEILELLESDARLTAGQIATMLGRDEEEVARIIKESEEKKLIQGYFTLVDWDKFGSEKVTAMIEVKISPQRDVGFDAVAERIYRFPEVRSVRLMSGAYDLMVMIEGGTMKEVAHFVSFKLASMEYVLSTATHFVLKTYKHHGVITDDAEEDRRQVIVP, via the coding sequence TTGAAAGAAATACTGGAACTTCTCGAATCCGACGCCAGGCTTACCGCCGGGCAGATTGCCACAATGCTCGGCCGGGATGAGGAAGAAGTTGCGCGGATTATTAAAGAGTCGGAAGAAAAAAAACTAATCCAGGGTTATTTTACACTGGTTGACTGGGATAAATTCGGATCCGAGAAGGTTACCGCAATGATTGAGGTGAAAATATCACCGCAGCGGGACGTGGGTTTTGACGCGGTGGCCGAGCGCATTTACCGGTTCCCCGAGGTGCGGAGTGTCAGATTGATGTCGGGCGCTTATGACCTGATGGTGATGATAGAAGGTGGCACAATGAAGGAGGTTGCTCATTTTGTCTCCTTTAAACTGGCCTCGATGGAATATGTTCTAAGCACCGCGACTCATTTTGTCTTAAAAACTTATAAGCATCATGGTGTCATCACTGATGACGCAGAAGAAGACAGAAGGCAGGTGATCGTACCATGA
- a CDS encoding aminotransferase class I/II-fold pyridoxal phosphate-dependent enzyme: MTLQTDWSEMINPAVRDLPPSGIRRFFDLVTEVKGIISLGVGEPDFVTPWHIREACLYSLEKGYTMYTSNHGMLELREEIARDIHDTYKVDYNPRSEILVTVGVSEGLDLAMRALLQPGDEVLIPQPSYVSYAPCVILTGGKPVYISTAAENGFQLTGEQVEKAITPKTKILVLSYPNNPTGATIDRQNLLEMTEVAAAHNLIVISDEVYDKLTYVGEHTCVSSLPGMRERTVLLNGFSKAYAMTGWRVGYAAGNGDFISAMTKIHQYTMLCAPITAQVAALEALKNGRREMRKMIDMYNRRRRLVVEAFREMGLPCFEPRGAFYAFPDIRSTGLSSEEFAMQLLKEEKVLVVPGDAFGEQGEGFVRCAYAASWEDLGEALKRMGSFVKRRLSRGKVLTASFRKPVQNEKEEQVGTVLALP, translated from the coding sequence ATGACTTTACAAACTGACTGGTCGGAAATGATTAACCCGGCTGTGCGTGATCTGCCGCCTTCCGGCATCAGGCGCTTTTTTGATTTGGTTACGGAAGTAAAAGGCATCATTTCGCTGGGGGTAGGTGAGCCGGACTTTGTAACGCCTTGGCATATCCGGGAAGCTTGCTTATATTCACTGGAAAAAGGCTACACCATGTACACCTCGAACCACGGGATGCTGGAACTGCGCGAGGAGATTGCCCGGGACATCCATGATACCTATAAAGTAGACTATAACCCGCGCAGTGAAATTCTGGTAACTGTCGGGGTCAGTGAAGGCCTGGATCTGGCCATGCGCGCCCTGCTCCAGCCCGGGGACGAGGTATTGATTCCCCAGCCGTCATATGTTTCCTACGCGCCTTGCGTCATTTTAACCGGTGGCAAACCGGTTTATATAAGTACAGCAGCGGAAAACGGTTTTCAGTTAACTGGGGAGCAAGTTGAAAAGGCTATTACTCCAAAGACCAAGATTCTTGTATTAAGCTATCCGAACAACCCCACCGGCGCCACTATTGACCGGCAAAACCTCCTGGAAATGACAGAAGTGGCCGCTGCGCATAACCTGATTGTCATCTCCGATGAAGTATATGACAAACTAACTTATGTGGGAGAGCATACTTGTGTTTCTTCCCTGCCGGGAATGCGCGAGCGGACGGTGTTGTTGAACGGATTCTCCAAGGCTTACGCCATGACTGGCTGGCGCGTCGGATACGCGGCCGGCAACGGCGACTTTATTTCAGCCATGACCAAGATCCACCAGTACACCATGTTATGCGCCCCGATTACCGCCCAGGTTGCCGCCCTGGAGGCGCTAAAGAACGGCCGGAGAGAAATGCGCAAAATGATTGACATGTATAACCGCCGCCGCCGGCTGGTCGTGGAAGCTTTTCGTGAAATGGGGCTGCCGTGTTTCGAGCCGCGCGGCGCATTTTACGCGTTTCCCGACATAAGGAGCACCGGGCTGTCCTCGGAGGAGTTCGCCATGCAGTTGCTCAAAGAAGAAAAAGTGCTGGTGGTGCCGGGCGACGCTTTCGGAGAGCAGGGTGAAGGATTTGTCCGCTGCGCATATGCGGCCTCCTGGGAAGATTTGGGTGAAGCGCTAAAGAGGATGGGCAGCTTCGTCAAGCGCAGGCTGTCACGGGGGAAAGTATTGACTGCTTCTTTCAGAAAGCCTGTGCAGAATGAAAAAGAAGAGCAAGTAGGGACTGTTCTAGCCTTGCCATAA
- a CDS encoding Hsp20/alpha crystallin family protein, translating to MKNGDESSILGNVLRGIGELVELVQKMDAEGKTEINRFGTLGDFHGQQGTGARYGFTLRTGLPGRRRPAPGDVAPSEVEWQPPLKKREPVIDVFDEGGFIRVVAELSIASDDEVALDIKENVLNMTVETRDVSFSKCIAMPKKVNPGTMRKYIRNGILEVLVDVQDSSQ from the coding sequence GTGAAAAACGGTGACGAAAGCAGTATTCTGGGTAATGTTTTGAGAGGTATCGGTGAACTGGTCGAACTGGTGCAAAAAATGGACGCCGAAGGGAAGACGGAAATTAACAGGTTTGGAACATTAGGCGACTTCCACGGGCAGCAGGGAACAGGTGCCCGCTATGGCTTTACTCTGAGAACGGGTCTGCCGGGAAGAAGGAGACCGGCTCCCGGTGACGTTGCACCGAGTGAAGTCGAATGGCAGCCTCCCTTAAAAAAACGTGAGCCGGTGATTGATGTTTTTGATGAGGGCGGTTTCATCCGTGTCGTAGCGGAACTGTCGATAGCATCGGATGATGAAGTGGCTCTTGATATAAAAGAAAATGTACTTAATATGACTGTTGAAACGAGAGATGTTTCCTTCAGTAAGTGCATAGCCATGCCTAAAAAAGTAAATCCTGGCACAATGCGTAAATATATTCGCAATGGTATCTTGGAAGTGCTAGTGGATGTGCAGGATAGTAGTCAGTAG
- a CDS encoding CDC48 family AAA ATPase codes for MAGQITFKVTKAMGKDVGRGIARLDPADIQELGLGVGDLIAIGSGCRTAARVMPAYAEYRGGKLLQIDGIIRENAGVSLGEMVQVSAVNGRSAQKIVLTPIGAESNLQLDEAFISRSLQGIPLVKGDKVRISVLGLRNQEFMIEETVPDGFVLLKKDTVVELLQTKVAGLKKAGQVTYEDIGGMGKELSRIREMIELPLKYPAVFQHLGIEPPKGVLLCGPPGTGKTLIARAVAGEANAYFLSVNGPEIIHKYYGESEAKLREIFDKAAKKGNSIIFLDEIDAIAPKRAEVTGEVEKRVVAQLLALMDGLASRGQVIVIGATNIPDSLDPALRRPGRFDREIIIGVPDQKGRLEILQIHTRGMPLAGDVDLERIAGLTGGFVGADLLALCREAAMHRLRRILPYMDPEGLSPELLARLHVSMQDFLQALEEVEPSATREFLVEVPGANWEDVGGLDGVKQHLRETIEWPLKYTELFDQAGAQAPRGILLYGPPGTGKTLLARAVANEANANFISIKGPALLSKWVGESEKAVREVFHKARQAAPCIIFFDEIDALVAARGMSGSVASERVLSQLLTEMDGIEDLRRVVVLGATNRLDLIDPALLRPGRFDLQLRMELPAQASRRQILDVHTRKKPVAEDVDLDGLAVETEGFSGADIRHLCSRAALAAVREYLAGNDSSPQGAPGIQICHRHFRQALAEIGLRATPDGSS; via the coding sequence GTGGCTGGACAGATTACCTTTAAAGTTACCAAGGCAATGGGCAAGGATGTTGGCAGGGGGATCGCCCGTTTGGATCCCGCAGACATCCAGGAGCTGGGTCTGGGCGTCGGGGATCTGATTGCTATTGGCTCCGGGTGCCGGACAGCTGCCCGGGTTATGCCGGCTTACGCCGAGTACAGAGGCGGCAAGTTGCTGCAGATTGACGGCATTATCAGGGAAAACGCCGGAGTGTCGCTGGGTGAGATGGTTCAGGTCAGCGCTGTCAATGGCCGGTCCGCCCAAAAAATTGTCTTGACCCCTATCGGCGCGGAATCTAACCTGCAGTTGGACGAAGCGTTCATTAGCCGTTCGCTGCAAGGAATACCATTGGTTAAAGGGGATAAAGTTCGCATTTCGGTGCTAGGCTTGCGGAACCAGGAATTCATGATTGAGGAAACCGTGCCTGATGGATTTGTGCTGCTTAAAAAAGACACTGTGGTGGAATTGCTGCAAACAAAAGTGGCAGGGCTAAAGAAGGCCGGTCAAGTAACCTATGAAGACATCGGCGGGATGGGCAAGGAACTGTCCAGGATCCGGGAGATGATCGAACTGCCGCTTAAGTACCCGGCTGTCTTCCAACACCTGGGCATTGAACCGCCCAAGGGTGTGCTGCTGTGCGGGCCGCCGGGCACCGGCAAAACATTAATCGCCCGGGCGGTGGCCGGCGAAGCTAACGCATACTTTTTGTCCGTTAATGGTCCGGAGATAATCCATAAGTATTATGGTGAAAGCGAGGCTAAATTACGGGAGATCTTTGACAAGGCCGCTAAAAAGGGCAACAGCATTATTTTTCTGGACGAAATTGACGCTATTGCGCCCAAACGGGCTGAAGTTACCGGTGAAGTTGAGAAAAGAGTGGTGGCCCAGTTGCTTGCGCTGATGGACGGCCTGGCTTCACGCGGACAAGTGATCGTCATCGGAGCCACCAATATACCGGATTCCCTTGATCCGGCCTTACGCCGCCCCGGCCGGTTCGACCGGGAAATAATTATTGGTGTGCCTGACCAGAAGGGCCGGCTGGAGATCTTGCAAATCCATACCCGGGGCATGCCCTTGGCCGGTGATGTGGACCTGGAGCGGATAGCCGGGTTAACCGGCGGGTTCGTTGGGGCGGACTTGCTGGCCCTTTGCCGGGAGGCGGCAATGCACCGTTTGAGAAGAATCCTGCCCTACATGGACCCGGAAGGTTTATCCCCGGAACTGCTGGCCCGACTGCATGTATCCATGCAGGATTTCCTGCAGGCGCTGGAGGAAGTGGAGCCGTCGGCTACCAGGGAGTTTCTGGTAGAAGTGCCCGGCGCCAATTGGGAGGATGTAGGTGGATTGGACGGGGTCAAACAGCACTTGCGGGAAACCATTGAATGGCCTTTGAAATACACGGAGCTTTTTGACCAGGCCGGTGCTCAGGCGCCGCGGGGAATTCTTTTGTACGGTCCGCCCGGTACGGGTAAAACATTGCTGGCCCGGGCGGTTGCCAATGAAGCTAACGCCAACTTTATCTCGATTAAAGGCCCGGCTTTACTGTCCAAGTGGGTGGGTGAGTCGGAAAAAGCCGTGCGGGAGGTTTTCCATAAGGCTCGCCAAGCGGCCCCATGCATTATTTTTTTTGATGAGATTGACGCCCTGGTCGCTGCCCGGGGAATGAGTGGTTCGGTTGCCTCTGAACGGGTTTTGAGCCAGTTATTGACCGAAATGGACGGTATTGAGGATTTACGGCGGGTAGTGGTGCTGGGGGCGACCAACCGGCTTGATCTAATCGATCCGGCCCTGTTGCGCCCGGGACGGTTTGATTTGCAACTACGCATGGAACTGCCCGCGCAGGCTTCCCGCCGGCAAATTCTGGACGTACACACCAGGAAAAAGCCTGTCGCGGAAGATGTGGATCTAGACGGTCTGGCCGTTGAAACTGAAGGTTTCTCCGGCGCGGATATCCGGCACCTGTGCAGCAGGGCGGCCCTCGCTGCGGTACGGGAATACCTGGCCGGAAATGATTCGTCGCCACAGGGGGCTCCCGGCATACAGATTTGCCACAGGCATTTCAGGCAAGCTCTGGCGGAAATCGGGCTGCGGGCGACACCGGATGGTTCAAGTTAA
- a CDS encoding gas vesicle protein, whose protein sequence is MTAGLQPKKQRDGDSLAALVDRLLDKGLVINADILVSVAGVELLGLKIRAALASFETAARYGLEFPSGTNIETVAWKDAQMERESCPQCEKRVSKEELLSEGCPWCGWISAKAKKRLDAHSSLPV, encoded by the coding sequence ATGACTGCCGGGTTGCAACCAAAAAAACAGCGTGATGGAGATTCGCTGGCTGCGCTGGTAGACCGCCTGCTCGACAAAGGCCTGGTAATCAATGCCGATATTTTGGTGTCGGTGGCAGGGGTGGAATTGCTTGGCTTAAAAATCAGGGCGGCGCTAGCCTCCTTCGAAACAGCGGCCCGGTATGGCCTGGAATTTCCCTCCGGCACCAATATTGAGACCGTAGCCTGGAAAGACGCGCAGATGGAGAGGGAAAGCTGTCCGCAATGTGAAAAGCGGGTGTCCAAAGAGGAACTCCTGTCAGAGGGGTGCCCGTGGTGCGGGTGGATTTCGGCCAAGGCGAAAAAACGCCTGGATGCCCACTCGTCCTTGCCGGTATAG
- the gvpK gene encoding gas vesicle protein GvpK has translation MALEISEDNLKQGLLGLVIALVEIIKDALKLQALSRMEDGSLNETEIERLGRALLDLDRAIEDIKCEHGVSESVKSVRDGLDRIVDEVVDRILDPRRWEEEQ, from the coding sequence TTGGCTCTGGAAATCAGCGAGGATAATTTAAAGCAAGGTTTACTGGGCCTGGTTATCGCTCTGGTGGAGATAATTAAGGATGCCTTAAAATTACAGGCCCTGTCGCGCATGGAGGACGGCAGTCTGAATGAAACGGAGATCGAGCGGCTGGGCCGGGCGTTGCTTGATCTGGACCGGGCTATTGAGGACATTAAGTGTGAGCATGGTGTCAGCGAGTCGGTGAAGAGTGTCCGGGACGGCCTGGACCGGATCGTGGATGAAGTGGTGGACCGGATTCTTGATCCCCGGCGATGGGAAGAAGAGCAGTAG
- a CDS encoding GvpL/GvpF family gas vesicle protein, which translates to MALRVDDGGSGLMNQNVAAVSSVARLLVKAELKKMGLEKEILVAAREVLQQAVRDAIRAVLIETAGMKGASDLTVQVDMAEVLRHTSPAAEAQADPKIESPVSPGCHEPLQSQEHAPAAAPTGLYIYGVAAGEDDFEMGVAGVAGCRVYALAAAGLCAVVHDCSTEPYRPDSDEQAKEWLFAHQEVLDRAKERLETILPMGFNTIIHSAARKPQEVLREWLSQECGRLKSMLDRLRGKEEFAIKILVPEEVLKKVALREDSRLQELQRELEGKPEGTRYLYKERLEKAVKDSLEEMAEVYFRKVYRALHRLCADIRVEKTKQGPPGKRMIASLSCLVEKDLVPALSETLAEIKQQEALDIDFTGPWPPYSFVSQPVVPS; encoded by the coding sequence ATGGCTCTCCGGGTGGATGACGGCGGCAGCGGTTTGATGAATCAGAATGTAGCGGCTGTCAGTTCTGTTGCCCGTCTGTTGGTGAAGGCTGAATTAAAAAAAATGGGACTGGAAAAAGAAATACTGGTGGCGGCGCGGGAAGTTTTGCAGCAAGCCGTTCGGGATGCCATCCGGGCTGTGCTCATCGAAACGGCCGGCATGAAGGGGGCGTCTGATCTGACAGTACAAGTAGACATGGCAGAAGTATTAAGGCATACGTCTCCGGCAGCTGAAGCGCAGGCGGATCCTAAGATCGAATCTCCGGTGTCGCCGGGTTGTCATGAACCTCTCCAGTCTCAAGAGCATGCGCCGGCAGCCGCTCCCACAGGCTTGTATATTTACGGTGTGGCTGCCGGAGAAGATGATTTTGAAATGGGGGTTGCCGGTGTCGCAGGGTGCCGGGTATATGCCTTGGCTGCCGCAGGCTTGTGTGCTGTAGTGCACGACTGTTCCACAGAGCCTTATCGTCCGGACAGCGACGAGCAGGCTAAAGAGTGGCTGTTTGCGCACCAGGAAGTACTGGACCGCGCTAAAGAGCGGCTGGAGACCATTCTTCCCATGGGTTTTAATACAATAATTCACTCTGCCGCCCGTAAGCCTCAGGAAGTGTTGAGGGAATGGTTGTCGCAGGAGTGCGGCCGTTTGAAATCAATGCTTGATCGCCTTCGTGGCAAAGAAGAATTTGCAATTAAGATCCTAGTGCCGGAAGAGGTTTTAAAGAAGGTGGCTCTGCGGGAAGACAGCCGCCTGCAAGAATTGCAGAGGGAACTTGAGGGTAAACCGGAAGGAACGCGCTACCTTTACAAGGAAAGACTGGAAAAGGCTGTTAAAGATTCTCTGGAAGAAATGGCGGAAGTTTATTTCAGAAAGGTTTACCGGGCTCTCCATCGGTTATGCGCTGATATTCGAGTGGAAAAAACAAAGCAGGGACCGCCAGGAAAGCGTATGATTGCCAGCCTTTCCTGCCTGGTGGAGAAAGACCTTGTACCGGCGCTGAGTGAAACGCTGGCGGAAATCAAGCAGCAGGAAGCTCTTGACATAGATTTTACCGGTCCCTGGCCGCCTTACAGCTTTGTCAGCCAACCGGTCGTACCGTCATAA
- the gvpJ gene encoding gas vesicle protein GvpJ: MVKESNKMRPVSRREATLNDLLDRLLNKGLMLYSDVVVTVSGIPLLGLNLRLALAGMSTMLRYGFMTDWDEAIRSSVQKDKAVDGPPLERGERVLFSQFASCWFNRGIYSAWQPGLLYLTDRRLLLYRQEPAETLLDIGLGLVSGVDTRQEPHFSGQNREEIRITLTTGNIVRLHCAISSQLLNALEKARDTGNSLNCAEPAPDSEKRIWYLINDPTGKYNWRPGSFYVREGCLCWRGSSGQGVLFQVASADVLEVEVTTKDVPDGPGGRSVMVLRYLGRLSPEKVYFAGEEEVLRPWVSLLADARRDLLETCPACGAPDHANRLLDHGCAVCGWVSARQKRHLP; this comes from the coding sequence ATGGTGAAGGAAAGCAATAAAATGCGACCTGTAAGCCGGCGGGAAGCCACACTAAATGATCTTCTCGACCGGCTTTTAAATAAAGGGCTGATGTTATACAGCGACGTGGTTGTTACTGTCTCCGGCATTCCCCTCCTGGGACTGAATTTGCGTCTGGCATTAGCAGGCATGTCCACTATGCTGCGCTATGGTTTTATGACGGACTGGGATGAGGCTATACGCTCTTCTGTTCAAAAAGATAAGGCCGTGGATGGGCCGCCCCTGGAGAGAGGGGAGCGGGTTCTTTTTTCCCAGTTTGCTTCCTGCTGGTTCAACCGTGGTATTTATTCCGCCTGGCAGCCGGGGTTGCTTTATCTTACCGACAGGCGCCTGCTGCTCTACCGTCAGGAACCGGCGGAAACACTGCTAGACATCGGTTTGGGTCTGGTGAGCGGCGTGGATACCCGGCAAGAGCCCCATTTTAGTGGCCAGAACAGGGAGGAGATCCGGATCACCCTGACTACAGGTAACATAGTGAGGTTACACTGCGCCATCAGCAGTCAGCTGTTAAACGCTCTGGAAAAAGCCCGCGACACAGGTAATTCCCTAAACTGTGCCGAGCCGGCGCCGGACAGCGAAAAGAGAATATGGTACCTGATAAATGACCCCACAGGTAAATATAACTGGAGGCCGGGCTCATTTTACGTGCGGGAAGGTTGCCTGTGCTGGCGGGGTAGTTCAGGGCAAGGGGTACTGTTTCAGGTGGCCTCTGCCGATGTGCTGGAGGTAGAGGTGACAACTAAAGATGTCCCGGACGGCCCCGGCGGCAGATCAGTAATGGTGCTGCGTTATCTCGGCCGGCTCAGCCCAGAAAAGGTTTACTTTGCCGGTGAAGAGGAGGTTTTGCGGCCATGGGTTTCCCTGCTCGCGGACGCTCGCCGCGACCTTCTGGAAACCTGCCCGGCCTGTGGGGCTCCCGATCATGCTAACAGATTGCTTGATCACGGCTGTGCTGTTTGCGGCTGGGTGAGCGCCCGGCAGAAACGGCATTTACCATGA
- the gvpA gene encoding gas vesicle structural protein GvpA: MKHSIKASSLAEVVDRILEKGIVIDLWVRVSLVGIELLAVEARVVIASVETWLKYAEAVGLTAFPLHEAA; this comes from the coding sequence GTGAAACACAGCATTAAAGCTTCCAGCCTGGCGGAAGTTGTCGACCGGATCCTTGAAAAAGGTATCGTTATCGATCTCTGGGTAAGAGTATCACTGGTCGGTATTGAGCTTCTTGCCGTTGAAGCGAGAGTCGTCATCGCTAGCGTGGAAACCTGGCTTAAGTATGCTGAAGCAGTCGGCTTGACAGCCTTCCCGCTTCACGAAGCAGCATAG
- the gvpO gene encoding gas vesicle protein GvpO, producing the protein MIVLKVINTVADFFGEVLKKPGDVIAVFPQPDEGWKVQIEVAEDSEYMRKRARDDLMALYEVSLDKDLQILGFERLSLRERNANSIE; encoded by the coding sequence ATGATTGTACTGAAAGTTATTAATACTGTGGCGGATTTTTTTGGCGAGGTATTAAAAAAGCCAGGTGATGTCATAGCGGTATTCCCTCAACCGGATGAAGGCTGGAAGGTGCAAATCGAGGTGGCGGAAGACTCGGAATATATGCGAAAAAGAGCGAGAGATGACCTGATGGCCCTGTATGAAGTTTCGCTTGATAAGGACTTGCAGATCCTGGGGTTTGAACGCCTGAGCCTTCGTGAAAGAAATGCGAATAGTATAGAATAG